The proteins below come from a single Acidobacteriota bacterium genomic window:
- a CDS encoding VWA domain-containing protein: protein MKIILCCLLLVFSGNVFAQETSAVDIAVRVHDGDRFVDTLTLEDFEILEEGKPQKIEALYLVRGQNIIKRWEIQPFEPAVGRHFYLLFQSVDYDSKFAEAVDHLFKNILRPGDTMTLMTPMKVYSLNEEALVKKPAESLSKEMQQILRKDIQRGGGDYRDILKDLRRLVRSIGGDSGVPNPDMEGDAFAGGAFGLEMQIDRYKQNLMKLENIRLVDENKMLGFASSLRTLPGQKIVFFFYQREFRPEISPQAMNQMMSMYQDQPNILSDLQDLFSYYRREAPFNSRRVSQAFSDAGLSLNFIFMNKEAQYIFGATMREQSEDIFSIFSDIARTTGGLSDMSQNPAVSFKSTSQAFEDYYLLYYRPSDPAPAGSFRTIEARVPGRDFTIHHRKGYLRN from the coding sequence ATGAAAATCATCCTTTGCTGTCTTCTTCTTGTTTTTTCGGGAAACGTTTTCGCCCAGGAAACGTCCGCCGTGGACATCGCCGTCAGGGTTCATGACGGCGACCGATTCGTCGACACCTTGACGCTTGAGGATTTCGAGATCCTTGAAGAGGGAAAGCCCCAAAAGATTGAAGCCCTCTACCTTGTGCGGGGGCAGAACATCATCAAACGCTGGGAAATTCAACCGTTCGAGCCCGCCGTCGGCCGTCATTTCTATCTGCTTTTCCAGAGCGTGGACTACGATTCGAAATTCGCCGAAGCCGTGGATCATCTTTTCAAGAACATCCTCCGTCCCGGAGACACCATGACTCTCATGACCCCCATGAAGGTCTACTCCCTGAACGAGGAGGCTCTGGTCAAGAAACCCGCCGAAAGCCTGTCCAAGGAGATGCAACAAATTCTTCGCAAGGACATCCAGAGAGGCGGCGGCGACTACCGAGACATTCTTAAGGACTTGAGGCGGCTGGTCCGCTCGATCGGCGGGGATTCGGGCGTGCCCAATCCCGACATGGAGGGCGACGCCTTCGCGGGCGGCGCTTTCGGACTCGAGATGCAGATCGACCGCTACAAGCAGAATCTCATGAAACTGGAAAACATCCGTCTGGTGGATGAGAACAAAATGCTCGGCTTCGCCTCTTCGCTCCGGACTCTTCCGGGACAAAAGATCGTCTTTTTCTTTTATCAGCGGGAATTCCGGCCGGAAATCAGCCCCCAGGCCATGAACCAGATGATGAGCATGTACCAGGACCAGCCGAACATTCTCAGCGACCTGCAGGATCTCTTCAGCTATTATCGCCGGGAAGCCCCTTTTAACAGCCGGCGCGTGTCTCAGGCCTTTTCCGATGCCGGGCTGAGCCTGAATTTCATTTTCATGAACAAGGAAGCCCAGTACATTTTCGGGGCCACGATGAGAGAACAGTCCGAAGACATTTTTTCGATCTTCAGCGACATCGCCCGGACGACGGGCGGCCTGTCCGACATGTCCCAGAACCCGGCGGTCTCCTTTAAAAGCACGTCACAGGCGTTTGAAGACTACTATCTTCTCTATTACAGGCCGTCGGATCCGGCGCCCGCAGGATCGTTTCGGACGATCGAAGCCAGGGTTCCGGGACGGGACTTCACCATCCATCACCGTAAAGGATACTTGAGAAATTAG
- a CDS encoding class I SAM-dependent methyltransferase produces the protein MTDGRKTRRFIEFAAAVLLLALGAFFILKPGRSVDPVAAARETAPAAESYPGVDHAEVTLRNAMDEDVSYTITEYKSDEIPQTLRLAPGEVRRHPAPDLMVVKFFRDGVEVWRLLSPGRPYSFRYNEKDRIDVWLGAHGQTDAVDLAPFVTTPRAVVERMLALADITEEDILYDLGSGDGRIVIAAAGTYGARAVGIDIDPERIRESEENARAAGVEKRTQFIHGDALALDLSEATVVTMYLLPESNALLRPKLEKELSPGARVVSHNYRMPGWEDNKIAEETIADSTGKEHKIFVYRR, from the coding sequence ATGACGGACGGCAGAAAGACCCGTCGGTTCATCGAATTTGCGGCGGCCGTCCTTCTCTTGGCGCTGGGCGCATTTTTTATTCTTAAACCCGGCCGGAGCGTGGACCCCGTTGCTGCGGCCCGAGAAACCGCTCCCGCGGCCGAAAGCTATCCGGGCGTCGATCACGCCGAAGTCACGTTGCGCAATGCCATGGATGAGGACGTCAGTTACACGATCACGGAATACAAATCCGACGAAATTCCCCAAACGCTTCGTCTGGCCCCCGGGGAGGTGCGCCGCCATCCCGCTCCGGACCTTATGGTTGTCAAGTTTTTCCGGGACGGCGTTGAAGTCTGGCGCCTTCTGAGCCCGGGGCGTCCCTACTCCTTCCGATACAATGAAAAGGACCGGATCGATGTCTGGCTGGGCGCTCATGGGCAGACGGATGCCGTGGACCTGGCGCCTTTCGTGACCACACCCCGGGCCGTCGTCGAAAGAATGCTGGCGCTTGCCGACATTACGGAAGAAGATATCCTTTATGACCTGGGAAGCGGCGATGGGCGGATCGTCATTGCCGCGGCCGGAACCTACGGAGCCAGAGCCGTCGGCATCGACATCGATCCCGAGCGCATTCGTGAATCCGAGGAAAACGCCCGGGCCGCGGGCGTCGAAAAGCGGACCCAATTCATTCACGGCGATGCCCTGGCTCTCGATCTGTCCGAAGCCACGGTGGTGACGATGTATCTTCTTCCGGAATCGAACGCGCTCCTCCGCCCCAAACTCGAAAAGGAATTATCCCCGGGAGCCCGTGTCGTATCCCACAATTACCGGATGCCCGGCTGGGAGGACAACAAAATCGCCGAGGAAACGATCGCCGACAGCACGGGCAAGGAGCACAAAATCTTCGTCTACCGGCGTTAA
- a CDS encoding thioredoxin family protein, with protein MTADKTKVSCPVCGTTNYYPADAGAKKVACGRCRSPLSPPGTVLEPSADGVLALIERSGLPVLLDFHSPSCGPCHMMNPIVERLARRRAGDIAVAKVDVESHSELAGRFGVQAVPTFCVFFKGMERGRHQGAAREEDFSLWVAKLS; from the coding sequence ATGACAGCCGATAAAACCAAGGTCAGTTGTCCCGTATGCGGCACGACGAATTATTACCCGGCTGATGCCGGAGCCAAAAAAGTCGCCTGCGGCCGCTGCCGAAGTCCGCTTTCTCCTCCCGGCACGGTGCTCGAGCCGTCAGCCGACGGTGTCCTTGCGCTGATCGAGCGGTCCGGGCTTCCGGTTCTTCTGGATTTTCATTCGCCCTCCTGCGGACCCTGCCACATGATGAATCCGATTGTCGAGCGCCTGGCCCGGAGACGGGCCGGTGATATCGCCGTGGCCAAAGTCGATGTGGAGTCCCATTCGGAATTGGCCGGGCGATTCGGCGTTCAGGCCGTGCCCACCTTTTGCGTCTTTTTCAAGGGGATGGAACGGGGCCGGCACCAGGGCGCGGCCCGGGAAGAGGACTTTTCCCTATGGGTGGCCAAGCTGTCATGA
- a CDS encoding DNA alkylation repair protein: MRHKMMSKSMTPRQAAKAALTALQAEADPVKAAGASRYFKEKASFYGVPSPRVRAIAADLYRDLRGRWTFPDAVELCEILFPKPELEAKGVAALVLSRFRKEFPESLFDRIKRWLEKNYLDNWASVDVFCTDVLGFLVETYPELEKKIRAWTSHPNIWVRRAAVVAFIKPAKKSHYGDTIYGIVSDLFADREDLIHKACGWLLREAGKCDQHRLKTFLLLHGPAVPRTTLRYAIERFPEPERRRILETTRSRPLSVKRHPVRSGRDKA, from the coding sequence ATGAGGCATAAGATGATGTCCAAGAGCATGACACCCCGGCAGGCGGCAAAGGCGGCGCTGACCGCTCTTCAAGCCGAGGCCGATCCCGTCAAGGCTGCCGGCGCATCCAGGTACTTCAAGGAGAAAGCGTCTTTTTACGGCGTTCCGTCACCCCGTGTCCGAGCCATTGCGGCGGATCTTTACCGAGATCTCAGGGGCCGTTGGACTTTCCCGGACGCCGTCGAACTCTGCGAAATCCTGTTCCCCAAGCCCGAGCTCGAGGCCAAGGGCGTGGCCGCCCTCGTTCTGTCCCGCTTCCGGAAAGAATTTCCGGAAAGCCTGTTCGACAGGATCAAGAGGTGGCTGGAAAAGAATTATCTGGACAATTGGGCCTCCGTCGATGTCTTTTGCACGGACGTTCTCGGTTTTCTCGTGGAGACCTACCCCGAATTGGAAAAGAAGATCCGGGCTTGGACGTCCCATCCGAATATATGGGTCAGGCGGGCCGCCGTCGTCGCCTTCATCAAACCGGCCAAGAAATCCCATTATGGAGACACGATCTACGGCATCGTCTCCGACCTTTTCGCCGATCGTGAGGATCTTATTCACAAAGCCTGCGGCTGGCTCCTCCGAGAAGCGGGAAAGTGCGATCAACACCGTCTGAAGACGTTTCTACTCCTCCACGGACCGGCCGTTCCCCGGACGACGCTGCGATATGCCATCGAAAGATTTCCCGAGCCTGAAAGGCGGCGGATTCTGGAAACCACGCGTTCCCGGCCGCTTTCGGTGAAAAGACACCCGGTTCGGTCGGGCCGCGACAAAGCCTGA
- the hemW gene encoding radical SAM family heme chaperone HemW: MPTGNLGLYVHVPFCSAKCRYCHFFSVPWDPAAVETWKKGIALEAEAAAVDGCVFDSLYIGGGTPSLLSPDDLIHMTDSLRKRLNLRLEEFTLEVNPGAFESGLFRGWRKAGVTRLSVGVQSFEDGILRRLGRTGYRADEAVVFLDAARREGFADIAVDLIAGIPGETRLTVERNLAALDRLGIDHVSVYFLEELEGRDAAADLVLSPDEEDGAVRRFESLAAGLESLGIVRYEISNFARPGRACRHNLKYWRYEPFLGLGPSAASHVGNVRWTNVSSIEKWSRALEKGQDPRDEVLELSGVESFREALAFGLRLDEGLDPEKLGRRFGIAVQDTMTDTVESLRKEGSLIVENGRWRIPRERMLISNTILSSLIYS, encoded by the coding sequence ATGCCGACCGGAAATCTCGGACTTTATGTCCACGTCCCATTTTGTTCCGCCAAGTGCCGGTATTGCCATTTTTTCAGTGTCCCTTGGGATCCGGCGGCGGTCGAAACATGGAAAAAAGGAATCGCCCTAGAAGCGGAAGCGGCGGCCGTGGATGGATGCGTTTTCGATTCGCTTTATATTGGCGGGGGAACGCCGTCCCTCCTCTCCCCGGATGATCTGATCCATATGACCGACTCTCTCCGAAAGCGGTTGAATCTGCGGCTCGAGGAATTCACCCTCGAAGTCAATCCCGGCGCATTCGAATCCGGTCTGTTCCGAGGTTGGCGGAAGGCCGGGGTCACGCGTCTCAGCGTCGGCGTTCAATCTTTCGAGGACGGAATTCTCCGCCGGCTCGGCCGGACCGGATACCGTGCGGATGAGGCCGTTGTCTTTCTGGATGCGGCCCGCCGGGAAGGTTTCGCGGATATCGCCGTCGATCTGATCGCCGGGATTCCGGGAGAAACCCGGCTTACGGTCGAGCGGAATCTGGCGGCTTTGGACCGCTTGGGAATCGACCACGTCTCGGTCTATTTCCTGGAGGAACTCGAAGGACGGGATGCGGCGGCGGATCTCGTCCTGAGTCCGGACGAAGAGGACGGCGCCGTGCGAAGATTCGAGTCTCTTGCGGCCGGCCTGGAATCCCTGGGGATTGTCCGCTATGAAATCTCGAATTTCGCCCGTCCCGGCCGGGCCTGCCGCCACAATCTCAAGTACTGGCGTTATGAGCCCTTTCTGGGTCTTGGGCCGTCGGCCGCATCGCACGTCGGAAACGTGCGCTGGACGAATGTGTCATCGATCGAAAAGTGGAGCCGGGCTCTTGAAAAGGGTCAGGATCCGCGGGACGAGGTTCTGGAACTTTCCGGGGTGGAAAGCTTCCGGGAGGCTCTGGCCTTCGGCCTGCGGCTGGACGAGGGCCTGGACCCTGAAAAGCTCGGCCGGCGATTCGGAATTGCTGTCCAAGATACGATGACGGACACTGTGGAATCTCTCAGGAAGGAGGGGTCCCTGATTGTCGAAAACGGCCGATGGCGTATCCCCCGGGAGAGGATGCTCATCTCCAACACCATCCTCTCCTCCCTGATCTATTCATAA
- the metG gene encoding methionine--tRNA ligase: protein MKDRRRILVTSALPYANGSIHLGHLVEYIQTDIWVRFQKMRGHECLYMCADDTHGTPVMISARSLGITPEELIDRMHREHTEDFAAFHVAFDNYYTTNSEENRILAEFIYSEAKKKGLIYEKEIEQYFCEKDGLFLPDRMIKGACPVCGTEDQYGDACESCSATYDPTRLAGPTCAICGGRPVFRKSIHHYFRLSAMTDELSRWVRGGHLRPELVRKLDEWFGQGIRDWDISRDAPYFGFKIPGTEDKYFYVWMDAPIGYIAATKNWCDRTGADFEAIWRRGEYEIHHFIGKDILYFHTLFWPAMLMTAGFTTPTRVHVHGFLTVNGEKMSKSRGTFIRAADFLKHLNPEFLRYYYASKLGPAPEDVDLNLDDFVLKVNADIVGKVVNIASRVGRIAASGLDGRLSTPDTSGAALLENIRKSANSLADYYEALEFGKAMREIMNLADQVNKHINDAAPWESVKTDPEKARQTCTAALSALAMLGGLLKPVLPRIAAGIESFLNLPPLTWSDIAAVPAPKTVKPYERLAERIDPAAVGRLFETVKAEKS from the coding sequence ATGAAGGACCGACGCCGCATCCTCGTCACGAGCGCCCTCCCCTATGCCAACGGCAGCATTCACCTGGGGCACCTTGTGGAATACATTCAGACGGACATCTGGGTCCGCTTTCAGAAAATGCGCGGGCATGAATGTCTTTACATGTGCGCCGACGACACCCACGGAACCCCCGTCATGATCAGCGCCCGATCCCTCGGCATCACGCCCGAAGAGCTCATCGACCGCATGCACAGGGAACACACCGAGGATTTCGCCGCTTTTCATGTCGCCTTCGACAATTATTACACGACGAACTCCGAGGAAAACCGCATTCTGGCCGAGTTCATCTATTCCGAAGCCAAGAAGAAGGGACTGATTTACGAGAAGGAGATCGAGCAGTACTTCTGCGAAAAGGACGGCCTGTTTCTGCCCGACCGGATGATCAAGGGCGCCTGCCCGGTCTGCGGGACGGAGGACCAATACGGCGACGCCTGCGAGTCCTGTTCGGCAACTTATGACCCGACCCGTCTTGCCGGACCGACCTGCGCGATCTGCGGCGGCCGGCCGGTTTTCAGAAAATCCATCCATCACTACTTCCGTCTCTCGGCCATGACGGATGAGCTCAGCCGATGGGTCCGGGGAGGACACCTTCGTCCCGAACTCGTCCGCAAGCTCGACGAATGGTTCGGCCAGGGCATCCGCGACTGGGACATCTCCCGCGACGCCCCCTATTTCGGTTTCAAGATCCCCGGAACCGAGGACAAATATTTCTACGTTTGGATGGACGCCCCCATCGGCTACATCGCCGCGACGAAAAACTGGTGCGACCGGACGGGCGCCGATTTCGAGGCCATCTGGAGACGGGGGGAATACGAAATCCATCACTTCATCGGCAAGGACATTCTCTATTTCCACACGCTTTTCTGGCCGGCCATGCTCATGACGGCCGGTTTCACGACGCCGACCCGGGTCCACGTTCACGGCTTCCTGACCGTCAACGGAGAAAAAATGTCCAAAAGCCGCGGGACGTTCATCCGGGCCGCCGACTTTCTGAAACACCTCAATCCGGAGTTTCTGCGTTATTATTACGCCTCGAAACTCGGGCCGGCGCCCGAGGACGTCGATCTCAACCTCGACGATTTCGTCCTCAAAGTCAACGCGGACATCGTCGGCAAAGTCGTCAATATCGCCAGCCGCGTCGGCCGCATCGCCGCGTCAGGCCTGGACGGACGCCTGTCCACCCCCGACACATCCGGCGCCGCGCTCCTGGAAAACATCCGAAAATCCGCAAACAGCCTGGCCGATTATTATGAGGCTCTCGAATTCGGCAAGGCCATGCGCGAAATCATGAACCTGGCTGACCAGGTCAACAAGCACATCAATGACGCCGCCCCCTGGGAATCGGTCAAAACCGATCCGGAAAAAGCCCGGCAAACCTGCACGGCGGCGCTTTCGGCACTGGCCATGCTGGGCGGCCTTTTGAAACCCGTCCTGCCGCGGATCGCCGCCGGAATCGAAAGTTTCCTCAATCTCCCGCCCTTAACCTGGTCCGACATCGCGGCCGTCCCGGCCCCGAAAACCGTCAAGCCTTATGAACGGCTGGCCGAGCGTATCGATCCGGCCGCCGTCGGCCGCCTTTTCGAAACCGTCAAGGCAGAGAAAAGCTGA
- a CDS encoding class I SAM-dependent methyltransferase: MRLPSPYEAPDFYDLAFDDIDFDIPFWIAEGWDGGGPVLEIGCGTGRVLLPLLEAGLDAEGLDESHPMLHRLKAKAAARDLTPVLHLKDMRRFRMKRRYRRIFIPFNGFAHAETQDDQLAVLRCCRRSLAPGGAVVIHMSYPGQAYWTGEDGRPELEIEASIPGTKNTIRLFDTRQKDRVHQIQDSIAEYQIVGPGGNLIESRKLQTRQRWVYFHEFELLFRCAGFARWEILGGFEREPLERDDQQMVAFAWAPSNRSKS; this comes from the coding sequence ATGAGACTTCCGTCTCCCTATGAAGCCCCCGATTTCTACGACCTGGCCTTCGACGACATCGACTTCGACATTCCCTTCTGGATCGCCGAGGGATGGGACGGCGGCGGTCCGGTTCTGGAGATCGGCTGCGGAACAGGGCGGGTGCTTCTGCCTCTCCTTGAGGCGGGGCTCGATGCTGAAGGCCTGGACGAAAGCCACCCCATGCTCCATCGCCTAAAAGCCAAGGCTGCGGCCCGGGACCTCACTCCTGTTCTTCACCTTAAGGACATGCGGCGGTTCCGCATGAAGCGACGCTATCGGAGAATTTTCATCCCCTTCAACGGATTCGCCCACGCGGAAACCCAGGACGACCAACTGGCCGTCCTCCGCTGCTGCCGGCGCAGCCTGGCACCCGGCGGCGCGGTCGTCATCCACATGTCCTATCCCGGACAGGCCTATTGGACCGGCGAGGACGGCCGCCCCGAACTCGAAATTGAAGCCTCCATTCCCGGGACAAAAAACACCATCCGCCTTTTCGACACCCGGCAAAAAGACCGGGTCCATCAGATCCAGGATTCCATCGCCGAATATCAGATCGTCGGGCCCGGCGGGAACCTCATCGAATCCCGCAAACTCCAGACCCGCCAACGATGGGTCTACTTCCACGAATTCGAACTGCTCTTCCGCTGCGCCGGATTCGCCCGCTGGGAGATCCTCGGCGGATTCGAGCGCGAGCCTCTGGAGCGGGACGACCAGCAAATGGTGGCATTTGCCTGGGCGCCGTCCAACCGGTCAAAATCCTGA
- a CDS encoding glycosyl hydrolase: MKKAVIQVLVLVFALSLFAATTPEERFQSFSRHTAMQAESPFRALEWRSVGPYFMGGRICDIAGWASDPHRILVAAASGGLWLTENRGTTWTPLFENQPAVGFGDIAVSEKDKNLIWAGTGEENSSRSSYAGTGVYKSTDGGKSWTHMGLADTQHIGEVLIHPEDTEIVYVAAIGRLYTENEERGVFKTTDGGKTWEKILYVSPRTGVIDLAMHPKNPEILLAAAWERDRKAWHFTGSGEESAIYKTTDGGKTWRKVVEGFPQGEHVGRIGLRFSRSNPDIVYAFHDNQAPRPVARRPGEGRTADLTAESLKTMDVEAFLKIEDARLESLLRSSGAPRVFTAKAVKEAVRNGEITLPDLADILIGGANAALFAAQVKGAEVYRSDDGGESWKRTHEEDLPAGIVHTYGYYFGKMAVDPKDENTVYILGVPAMKSTDGGRTFKEIPEAGGSYGTGLFDVHPDHHALWIDPNDPDVLWLGNDGGLNVSYDAGRTFQKINNIPLAQCYTVAFDMQTPYNIYTGLQDNGVNMGPSDFVFGRRDKQWRMILGGDGAFVQPDLQDPDTVYAAFQFGSIFRLNLAEESRGQSIRPDLKTVQPPYRFNWLTPFMISRHNPYTLILGANKILKSVDRGDNWIEISPDLTDRKNIDGNVPFATITALDESPLTPEVIYAGTDDGNVWVTKNMGKSWDSIIEGLPKKWVTRIEASRFAPGRVYLTMIGYREDDFRTYVFSSEDYGATWTSIEGNLPEEGVNVIREDLENENVLYLGTDLTAYVSLDRGRTWHSLRCNLPVQAVYDMRIHPREKDLIIGTHGRGVFVMPVEKIQKLTPEVLKKEAHLYPIPETRIVPQYFGAPGRARIEFWASAAGPATIMVKDQAGALVKSLNVQAVMGMNIVEWDLIPEGSKAPVKPGEYSVELRVGKMVERGALKVEAFQFMR; encoded by the coding sequence ATGAAAAAAGCCGTCATTCAAGTCCTGGTTCTCGTTTTTGCCTTGTCCCTTTTCGCCGCGACCACGCCGGAGGAAAGATTCCAGTCCTTCTCCCGGCATACGGCCATGCAGGCCGAGAGTCCGTTCCGGGCGCTCGAATGGCGGAGCGTCGGCCCCTATTTCATGGGCGGCCGCATCTGTGACATCGCAGGCTGGGCTTCCGATCCCCATCGGATCCTTGTCGCCGCAGCGTCCGGTGGGCTTTGGCTCACGGAAAACAGGGGAACCACCTGGACGCCGCTTTTCGAAAACCAGCCGGCCGTTGGGTTCGGTGATATCGCCGTTTCGGAAAAGGATAAAAATCTGATCTGGGCCGGAACGGGCGAGGAAAACTCTTCAAGAAGCTCCTATGCCGGAACCGGCGTCTATAAGAGCACGGACGGCGGCAAATCCTGGACTCATATGGGGCTGGCCGACACTCAGCACATCGGTGAAGTCCTCATCCATCCCGAAGATACCGAAATCGTTTATGTCGCCGCGATCGGCCGTCTCTATACGGAAAACGAGGAGCGGGGTGTCTTCAAGACGACGGACGGCGGAAAAACCTGGGAGAAAATCCTCTATGTTTCGCCGCGGACGGGCGTCATCGATCTGGCCATGCACCCGAAGAACCCCGAAATCCTGTTGGCCGCCGCCTGGGAAAGAGACCGGAAGGCCTGGCATTTCACCGGAAGCGGGGAGGAGAGCGCGATCTACAAGACGACGGACGGCGGGAAAACCTGGCGCAAAGTCGTCGAGGGGTTTCCCCAGGGCGAACATGTCGGCCGGATCGGCCTGAGATTCAGCCGGTCGAATCCCGATATCGTTTACGCCTTTCATGATAACCAGGCTCCTCGGCCCGTGGCCCGGCGGCCGGGAGAAGGGCGGACGGCCGATCTTACGGCGGAAAGCCTGAAAACGATGGATGTTGAGGCATTCCTGAAGATCGAGGACGCCCGCCTGGAGTCCCTTCTCCGATCCTCGGGCGCCCCACGTGTCTTCACCGCCAAGGCCGTCAAGGAAGCCGTTCGGAACGGTGAGATCACGCTTCCGGACCTGGCCGATATCCTGATCGGCGGGGCCAACGCCGCCCTCTTCGCCGCCCAGGTCAAGGGAGCCGAGGTTTACAGAAGCGATGACGGCGGCGAGAGCTGGAAACGGACCCATGAGGAGGACCTCCCGGCCGGAATCGTCCATACCTACGGCTATTATTTCGGCAAAATGGCCGTCGATCCCAAAGACGAGAACACCGTCTATATTCTGGGTGTCCCGGCCATGAAATCGACCGACGGAGGCCGGACCTTCAAGGAAATCCCCGAAGCCGGCGGAAGCTACGGCACCGGCCTGTTCGATGTCCATCCCGACCACCACGCCCTGTGGATCGACCCCAACGACCCGGATGTCCTCTGGTTGGGGAACGACGGCGGTTTGAACGTCTCCTACGATGCCGGACGAACCTTTCAGAAAATCAACAACATCCCTCTGGCCCAATGCTACACCGTCGCTTTCGACATGCAGACTCCTTACAATATTTACACCGGCCTTCAGGACAACGGTGTCAATATGGGTCCCAGCGATTTCGTCTTCGGACGGAGGGACAAACAGTGGCGGATGATCCTGGGCGGTGACGGCGCCTTCGTTCAGCCCGATCTTCAGGATCCCGACACGGTTTATGCGGCCTTTCAGTTCGGCAGTATCTTCCGCCTCAACCTGGCCGAGGAAAGCCGGGGTCAAAGCATTCGTCCCGATTTGAAGACCGTCCAGCCTCCCTACAGGTTCAACTGGCTCACGCCGTTCATGATTTCACGGCACAATCCTTATACCCTCATTCTGGGGGCGAACAAGATTCTGAAGAGTGTCGACCGGGGAGACAACTGGATCGAGATCTCTCCCGACCTGACCGATCGGAAGAACATTGACGGGAATGTGCCTTTCGCCACCATCACGGCCCTCGACGAGTCGCCCCTGACCCCCGAGGTCATCTATGCCGGAACGGACGACGGAAACGTCTGGGTGACGAAAAACATGGGCAAATCCTGGGACAGCATCATCGAAGGCCTGCCGAAGAAATGGGTTACCCGGATCGAAGCCTCCCGTTTCGCTCCCGGACGCGTCTACCTGACCATGATCGGGTACCGCGAGGACGATTTCCGAACCTACGTCTTTTCATCGGAAGATTACGGTGCAACCTGGACCTCGATCGAGGGCAATCTCCCCGAGGAGGGCGTAAATGTCATCCGGGAGGATCTCGAAAACGAAAACGTGCTCTACCTGGGGACGGACCTGACCGCTTATGTCAGTCTCGACAGGGGACGGACATGGCATTCCCTGAGATGCAACCTGCCCGTCCAGGCCGTCTATGACATGCGCATCCATCCCAGGGAAAAAGACCTGATCATCGGGACGCACGGCCGCGGCGTCTTCGTCATGCCCGTCGAAAAAATCCAGAAGTTGACGCCCGAAGTGCTGAAGAAAGAGGCTCATCTCTACCCGATCCCGGAAACCCGGATTGTGCCGCAGTATTTCGGCGCTCCGGGAAGAGCCCGGATCGAATTCTGGGCCTCCGCCGCGGGACCGGCGACGATCATGGTCAAGGATCAGGCCGGAGCCTTGGTCAAGAGCCTGAACGTTCAAGCCGTTATGGGCATGAACATCGTGGAATGGGACCTCATCCCGGAAGGAAGCAAGGCGCCGGTCAAGCCGGGCGAATACTCGGTCGAACTCCGGGTCGGCAAAATGGTGGAGAGGGGAGCCCTCAAAGTCGAAGCCTTTCAATTTATGCGATAG
- a CDS encoding DUF2179 domain-containing protein encodes MFEHAFNSPVFQWIILPLLIFCARIIDVSLGTLRIIFISRDKRFLAPLMGFFEVLIWLLAISQIFKNLTNPLCYIAYAAGFAGGNFIGMAIENRLAIGTQVVRVIAKSGAEDMIAKLKSRGYGLTILEGEGAVGPVTVLFTIIKRKDLPELIEIIHSVNPKAFYTVEDVRRAREGVFPTAPPSGRTGILNRLLMVRKGK; translated from the coding sequence ATGTTTGAACACGCCTTCAATTCCCCGGTTTTCCAATGGATCATCCTGCCCCTTTTGATTTTCTGCGCCCGCATCATCGACGTTTCCCTGGGCACGCTGCGGATCATCTTCATTTCCCGGGACAAGCGGTTCCTTGCGCCCCTCATGGGATTCTTTGAAGTCCTGATCTGGCTCCTGGCCATCAGCCAGATTTTCAAGAATCTCACCAATCCCCTGTGCTATATCGCCTATGCGGCCGGATTCGCCGGAGGCAATTTCATCGGGATGGCCATCGAGAACAGACTGGCCATCGGCACCCAGGTCGTCCGCGTCATCGCCAAATCCGGCGCCGAGGACATGATCGCCAAGTTGAAATCCAGAGGGTACGGATTGACCATTCTCGAAGGAGAAGGCGCGGTGGGGCCCGTCACGGTGCTGTTCACCATCATCAAAAGGAAGGATCTGCCCGAGCTCATCGAAATCATCCACAGCGTCAACCCCAAGGCATTCTACACCGTCGAGGATGTCCGAAGAGCCCGCGAGGGCGTTTTTCCCACGGCGCCGCCGAGCGGCCGCACGGGCATTCTGAATCGCTTGCTTATGGTGCGCAAAGGAAAGTAG